A single window of Granulicella cerasi DNA harbors:
- a CDS encoding MlaD family protein produces the protein MPSQQELKWSQLKVGVLTLASLALLCILLFLMTSASGMSLFTKKIIVDSYFSSSNGLKKGGEVQLEGVTIGEVTHVQISHDPARKQRPVHVIMKLSPKYQTDIHADSIASLGKVGLVGDTVVNLDSRTAVGPEIQTGMTLPVDEGGGLDAVMSQSKDTLATLNTTLTKLNAVVDGIQQGQGTVGQLIKNRELFDNLNGTIRDLHLMVANINAGRGSAGKLLHDDAFYNHLNDTAAKLDSVATNLQQGKGSAGKLLTDDSLYNNLNQSVGHLNSLLAEADAGKGALGLLSKDPAFARKLDHTVTNLDDLLSGVNQGKGTLGKFATDPAAYNHLDDLLKNSNELVTMFRQDPKKYLTIHMKVF, from the coding sequence ATGCCCAGTCAGCAGGAATTGAAGTGGTCGCAGCTTAAGGTTGGTGTGCTGACGTTGGCATCGCTTGCCCTGTTGTGCATCCTGCTCTTCCTCATGACCTCGGCTTCGGGCATGAGCCTCTTCACGAAGAAGATCATCGTGGACTCCTACTTCTCCTCCTCCAACGGCCTGAAGAAGGGCGGAGAGGTGCAGCTGGAAGGCGTCACCATCGGCGAAGTGACGCACGTGCAGATCTCCCACGACCCCGCGCGCAAGCAGCGGCCGGTGCACGTCATCATGAAGCTGAGCCCGAAGTACCAGACGGACATTCACGCTGACTCGATCGCTTCGCTGGGCAAGGTTGGCCTCGTCGGCGACACCGTCGTCAACCTCGACAGCCGCACCGCCGTTGGTCCGGAGATCCAGACGGGCATGACGCTGCCGGTGGATGAAGGCGGCGGCCTCGACGCCGTGATGTCGCAGTCCAAAGACACGCTCGCCACGCTGAACACGACGCTCACCAAGCTCAACGCCGTCGTCGACGGCATCCAGCAGGGGCAGGGCACTGTCGGCCAGCTCATCAAGAACCGCGAGCTCTTCGACAACCTCAACGGCACCATCCGCGACCTGCACCTGATGGTGGCGAACATCAACGCCGGCCGCGGCTCCGCCGGCAAGTTGCTGCATGACGACGCGTTCTACAACCACCTGAATGACACCGCGGCGAAGCTCGACTCGGTGGCCACGAATCTGCAGCAGGGCAAGGGCTCGGCAGGCAAGCTGCTCACGGACGACTCGCTCTACAACAACCTGAACCAGTCGGTTGGCCACTTGAACTCGCTGCTGGCTGAGGCCGATGCCGGCAAGGGCGCGCTCGGCCTGCTCTCCAAGGACCCCGCGTTTGCCAGGAAGCTCGACCACACGGTCACCAACCTCGACGACCTGCTCTCGGGCGTGAATCAAGGCAAGGGAACGCTCGGCAAGTTCGCCACTGACCCCGCAGCCTACAACCACCTCGATGACCTGTTGAAGAATTCCAACGAGCTCGTCACCATGTTCCGCCAGGACCCGAAGAAGTACCTGACCATCCACATGAAGGTGTTCTAG
- a CDS encoding ComEA family DNA-binding protein, with protein MRARWVSVLLLGAAMASAQLSDGKLDLNTASPQQLAGLPGMGKEYVRRVIAGRPYTAKNQLVTRGVLPQQEYLRIADLVVAHRPKQPVEK; from the coding sequence ATGCGCGCGCGCTGGGTTTCCGTGCTGCTACTGGGCGCCGCGATGGCGTCCGCGCAGCTTTCTGACGGCAAACTCGACCTGAATACGGCTTCTCCGCAACAACTTGCGGGCCTGCCCGGCATGGGCAAGGAGTACGTGCGGCGGGTGATCGCCGGGAGGCCGTATACAGCGAAAAATCAGTTGGTTACGCGCGGCGTGCTGCCCCAGCAGGAGTATCTGCGGATCGCAGATCTGGTCGTCGCCCACAGGCCCAAGCAGCCTGTGGAAAAATAA
- a CDS encoding DUF1440 domain-containing protein yields the protein MTKSQERSLWKGLLAGAIAGLVATAAKTAAERFGPQHRERADSASAEMHWGVGIAAGAAYGAVAEFFPAATAKEGAAFGLTLMSVTQRGVLPALGMAPAAEDETLGEETAEAATHIVYGVVAEKVRGIVRPLL from the coding sequence ATGACGAAGTCGCAGGAACGTTCTCTCTGGAAGGGGCTCCTAGCCGGAGCCATCGCCGGCCTCGTTGCCACGGCCGCGAAGACTGCAGCCGAGCGTTTCGGCCCGCAGCATCGTGAACGCGCCGACAGCGCCTCGGCCGAAATGCATTGGGGCGTGGGCATCGCAGCCGGGGCAGCCTACGGTGCGGTCGCAGAGTTCTTCCCCGCAGCGACGGCGAAGGAAGGCGCAGCCTTCGGTCTTACCCTCATGTCCGTAACGCAGCGCGGTGTGCTGCCTGCGCTCGGCATGGCCCCTGCGGCAGAGGACGAGACGCTCGGCGAAGAAACCGCCGAAGCCGCGACGCATATCGTCTATGGCGTTGTCGCGGAGAAGGTGCGCGGCATCGTTCGCCCCCTGCTCTAA
- a CDS encoding DUF6526 family protein, giving the protein MEQQNYSNHVRRDIPFMAAALIFLLNIGAVSVWYWHHRWQHAHSGPWAIVVAVALLVLVMKVRTYTLTVQDRVIRLEEQLRLTQLCTPSEMVELESLTVKQLVALRFASNAELPELARRAVREKMEPKAIKEAIKSWRADHQRV; this is encoded by the coding sequence ATGGAGCAGCAGAATTACAGCAATCACGTACGGCGGGACATTCCCTTCATGGCTGCGGCCTTGATCTTTCTGCTGAACATCGGCGCGGTGTCGGTCTGGTACTGGCATCATCGCTGGCAGCATGCGCACAGCGGGCCGTGGGCGATTGTGGTTGCCGTGGCGTTGCTCGTACTGGTGATGAAGGTGCGGACCTATACGCTGACCGTGCAGGACCGCGTGATCCGGCTGGAAGAGCAGTTGCGCTTGACGCAGCTTTGCACGCCGAGCGAGATGGTCGAGTTGGAGTCGTTGACGGTGAAGCAGCTTGTCGCGCTGCGCTTTGCGTCGAATGCGGAGTTGCCGGAACTGGCCCGTCGCGCGGTGCGCGAGAAGATGGAGCCGAAGGCGATCAAGGAAGCCATCAAGAGCTGGCGCGCGGACCATCAGCGCGTGTAG
- a CDS encoding DUF4397 domain-containing protein, which yields MPVFDVLTFRKCALRLAAAAVAAVGLSGCQSVQGTSSTTAGIRFVAASPDAPGLDFLLNKNVQTYNLGYNSYTPNYLYVSPGTYTVAAAQYGADTTSLASTSLTIQTAKHYTAIAANVQASMQLIALTDQYGPAPSGQFSIRLVDLSTATGALDIYLIPTGSTIVTTNPLYTGLTFSGTTGYITVPAGTYQLEIVANGTVVTTTTVTYYTGSQTTFASGAVRTILIDDNKLVTNPVLQAITLADYN from the coding sequence ATGCCGGTGTTTGACGTGCTGACATTTCGGAAGTGTGCGCTGCGCCTCGCAGCGGCGGCGGTCGCTGCCGTCGGCCTTTCCGGTTGCCAGAGCGTGCAGGGCACCAGCTCCACGACCGCAGGCATCCGCTTCGTGGCGGCTTCGCCCGACGCACCCGGCCTCGACTTCCTGCTGAATAAGAACGTGCAGACCTATAACCTCGGCTACAACTCCTACACGCCGAACTATCTGTATGTTTCGCCGGGCACCTACACCGTGGCGGCAGCGCAGTATGGCGCCGACACGACCTCCCTGGCCTCCACGAGCCTGACGATCCAGACGGCGAAGCACTACACGGCGATCGCCGCGAATGTGCAGGCGAGCATGCAGCTGATCGCTCTGACCGACCAGTACGGCCCGGCGCCGAGCGGCCAGTTCAGCATTCGTCTGGTGGACCTTTCGACCGCCACAGGCGCGTTGGATATCTACCTGATTCCGACGGGTAGCACGATCGTGACGACGAACCCGCTCTACACCGGGCTGACGTTCTCGGGCACGACGGGCTACATCACGGTGCCGGCGGGAACGTATCAGCTGGAGATCGTCGCGAACGGCACGGTGGTGACCACCACGACCGTGACGTACTACACCGGCTCGCAGACGACGTTTGCGTCTGGCGCGGTGCGCACGATTCTGATAGACGACAACAAACTGGTGACGAACCCTGTACTGCAGGCGATCACGCTGGCGGACTACAACTAG
- a CDS encoding sodium:solute symporter family protein, protein MNLYAIVLGIIVITLLSVSLARLGKVKTKADYLVAGRSLPAFVLVFTLLSSWIGSGSLLGGAENAYRHGFGALWQAAGGWAGLLLIYFIAPRARKFAQFTIPDLLESRYNQTARLLGVIAVLFTYTAITSYQFIGGGDIIHLIFPGISSTHGAYILAGFVIVFTAIAGMGSVAYMDVVIGMLATITLIVALPVLIHLAGGWSGVHAALPASHFTAFGEIKPIAALELFLPTCLLMLGNQSMYQKFFSAKTERDATVAVGGWMIGTIILETVIVGVAVVGSALFRTGEVADHPREILAYTATHAFGGSPLLSILGALLVGAIFAKVVSTANNYLFSPATNLVNDVFVRYIRPEAGNGEILGVSRLMVVALGCWALLQALRIKSVLAMSLYAYTIYSAALTPVILAAFFWRRATAAGAVASIAAGTAVTVSWQYVAPHLPAVLAQRDAILPALILSLIGLVCVSLATPAPSEAKLRPFEG, encoded by the coding sequence ATGAACCTCTACGCGATCGTCCTCGGCATCATCGTCATCACGCTGCTCAGCGTCTCGCTGGCGCGGCTCGGCAAGGTCAAAACCAAGGCCGACTACCTGGTCGCCGGGCGCTCGCTGCCTGCGTTCGTGCTCGTCTTCACGCTGCTCTCCAGCTGGATCGGCTCGGGGTCGCTGCTCGGCGGTGCCGAGAACGCCTACCGCCACGGTTTCGGTGCGCTGTGGCAGGCCGCAGGCGGATGGGCGGGGCTGCTGCTCATCTACTTCATCGCACCGCGCGCGCGAAAGTTCGCGCAGTTCACCATCCCTGATCTGCTGGAGTCGCGCTACAACCAGACCGCGCGCCTGCTCGGCGTCATCGCCGTGTTGTTCACGTACACCGCGATCACGAGTTACCAGTTCATCGGCGGCGGCGACATCATCCACCTCATCTTCCCGGGCATCTCGTCCACGCACGGCGCGTACATTCTCGCGGGCTTCGTCATCGTCTTCACGGCGATCGCAGGTATGGGCTCGGTCGCTTACATGGACGTCGTGATCGGCATGTTGGCAACGATCACGCTCATCGTGGCTCTGCCGGTGTTGATCCACCTCGCTGGCGGCTGGTCGGGCGTGCACGCAGCGTTGCCTGCCTCGCACTTCACGGCCTTCGGCGAGATCAAACCCATCGCCGCGCTCGAGCTCTTCCTGCCGACGTGCCTGCTCATGCTCGGCAATCAGAGCATGTACCAGAAGTTCTTCTCGGCGAAGACCGAGCGCGACGCGACCGTCGCCGTCGGCGGCTGGATGATCGGCACGATCATCCTCGAAACCGTGATCGTTGGTGTTGCCGTCGTGGGTTCGGCGCTCTTCCGCACCGGTGAGGTCGCCGACCATCCGCGCGAAATTCTCGCATACACCGCGACGCATGCTTTTGGCGGCTCACCGCTGCTCAGCATCCTCGGTGCGCTGCTCGTCGGAGCGATCTTCGCGAAGGTCGTCTCGACTGCGAACAACTACCTCTTCTCGCCCGCGACGAATCTCGTCAACGACGTCTTCGTGCGCTACATCCGCCCCGAGGCAGGCAACGGCGAAATCCTCGGCGTCTCGCGCCTCATGGTGGTCGCGCTGGGTTGCTGGGCGCTGCTGCAGGCGCTGCGCATCAAGAGCGTGCTGGCGATGAGCCTCTATGCATACACGATCTACTCGGCTGCGCTGACGCCGGTGATCCTCGCGGCGTTCTTCTGGCGTCGCGCGACCGCCGCAGGCGCGGTGGCTTCGATCGCCGCGGGAACCGCAGTCACGGTGAGCTGGCAGTATGTCGCGCCGCACCTCCCCGCAGTGCTTGCGCAGCGTGACGCGATCCTCCCGGCGCTCATCCTCTCGCTCATCGGCCTCGTTTGCGTAAGCCTCGCCACACCCGCACCGAGCGAAGCGAAGTTGCGGCCCTTCGAAGGCTAG
- a CDS encoding deoxyribonuclease IV, whose translation MSKKRIGAHFSTQGGPWMAVERAHAAGANALQIFSSSPRTWKKSAVKPEDADKLKKLRAHYDIGPLTIHASFLINLCSQTESVRASSVEALRAEVQQGLALGAEYLVLHPGSWKGLTRDEGLRFAAEGVEKAVEGLDLAGAGFELLVENMAGAEFSLGSTFEQVGELVDILRPHMPVNVCLDTCHTHVAGYDIVTAEGYEETMRQIAQTIGFEAVKVWHSNDAKAAMGSKLDRHEHIGEGTIGAEAFRRLLHDSRFEHTAFIAETPDDEEGDNERNVMTLRVLSAG comes from the coding sequence ATGTCTAAGAAGCGAATCGGCGCACACTTCTCCACGCAAGGCGGCCCCTGGATGGCCGTCGAACGCGCCCACGCAGCGGGTGCAAACGCTCTGCAAATCTTCTCCTCCAGCCCGCGCACGTGGAAGAAATCCGCCGTGAAGCCGGAGGACGCCGACAAGCTGAAGAAGCTGCGTGCACACTACGACATCGGCCCGCTGACGATCCACGCCAGCTTCCTCATCAACCTCTGCTCGCAGACCGAGAGCGTGCGCGCGTCGTCCGTCGAGGCGCTGCGTGCCGAGGTGCAGCAGGGCCTCGCGCTCGGTGCCGAGTACCTCGTGCTGCATCCCGGCTCGTGGAAGGGGCTGACGCGCGATGAAGGTCTACGCTTCGCCGCCGAAGGCGTGGAGAAGGCTGTCGAGGGACTCGACCTCGCTGGTGCGGGCTTCGAACTGCTCGTGGAGAACATGGCCGGTGCCGAGTTCTCGCTCGGCAGCACCTTCGAGCAGGTCGGCGAACTTGTCGACATTCTGCGCCCGCACATGCCCGTCAACGTCTGCCTCGACACCTGCCACACGCACGTCGCGGGCTATGACATCGTCACCGCCGAAGGCTACGAAGAGACGATGCGCCAGATCGCGCAGACGATCGGCTTCGAGGCCGTGAAGGTCTGGCACTCCAACGACGCGAAGGCCGCGATGGGCAGCAAGCTCGACCGCCATGAACACATCGGCGAAGGCACCATCGGCGCCGAGGCATTCCGCCGTCTGCTGCACGACTCGCGCTTCGAGCACACTGCCTTCATCGCCGAGACGCCGGACGACGAAGAAGGTGACAACGAGCGCAACGTCATGACGCTCCGCGTCCTCAGCGCAGGCTAG
- the ahcY gene encoding adenosylhomocysteinase: MPTAELTQTLPYKVADISLADWGRKELTIAEHEMPGLMAIRRKYAPSQPLAGVRITGSLHMTIQTGVLIETLVALGATVRWASCNIFSTQDHAAAAIAAAGVPVFAWKGETLEEYWWCTDQALRHEGGLGPQLVVDDGGDVTLLIHKGYELENGEKEWVDAEAHSTEEAVIKKLLKAVHAEDPQRWNKTVKEWRGVSEETTTGVHRLYKMMEEGKLLIPAINVNDSVTKSKFDNLYGCRESLVDGIKRATDVMVAGKVAVVCGYGDVGKGSAASLRGLGARVIVTEIDPINALQAAMEGYEVTTIEDTLGRGDIYVTCTGNLDIITLEHMRKMKDQAIVCNIGHFDNEIQMAELEGSDAVRLNIKPQVDQYTFPGGPSIFILAEGRLVNLGCATGHPSFVMSNSFANQTLAQLDLWKNKDTYKVGVYVLPKHLDEEVARLHLEKIGVKLTTLSKKQADYLGVSPDGPYKADHYRY; encoded by the coding sequence ATGCCTACTGCCGAACTCACGCAGACCCTGCCGTACAAGGTCGCCGACATCTCTCTCGCCGACTGGGGCCGCAAGGAACTGACCATCGCCGAGCACGAAATGCCGGGCCTCATGGCCATCCGCCGCAAGTACGCACCGTCGCAGCCGCTCGCTGGCGTGCGCATCACCGGCTCGCTGCACATGACCATCCAGACCGGCGTGCTCATCGAGACGCTCGTCGCGCTCGGCGCCACGGTCCGCTGGGCATCGTGCAACATCTTCTCCACGCAGGACCACGCTGCTGCTGCCATCGCTGCCGCTGGCGTTCCCGTCTTCGCCTGGAAGGGCGAGACGCTCGAAGAGTACTGGTGGTGCACCGATCAGGCTCTGCGTCACGAAGGTGGCCTCGGGCCGCAGCTCGTCGTCGATGACGGCGGCGACGTCACCCTGCTCATCCACAAGGGCTACGAGCTCGAGAACGGTGAGAAGGAGTGGGTCGACGCAGAAGCTCACTCGACCGAAGAGGCTGTCATCAAGAAGCTCCTGAAGGCCGTGCACGCAGAAGATCCGCAGCGCTGGAACAAGACCGTGAAGGAGTGGCGCGGCGTTTCCGAAGAGACGACCACCGGCGTCCACCGCCTCTACAAGATGATGGAAGAGGGCAAGCTCCTCATCCCCGCCATCAACGTCAACGACTCGGTCACGAAGTCGAAGTTTGACAACCTCTACGGCTGCCGCGAGTCGCTCGTGGACGGCATCAAGCGCGCCACCGACGTCATGGTCGCCGGTAAGGTCGCCGTTGTTTGCGGCTACGGCGACGTGGGCAAGGGAAGCGCGGCTTCGCTGCGTGGCCTTGGCGCTCGCGTCATCGTCACCGAGATCGACCCGATCAATGCACTGCAGGCTGCGATGGAAGGCTACGAAGTCACGACGATCGAGGACACGCTCGGCCGCGGCGACATCTACGTCACCTGCACCGGCAACCTCGACATCATCACGCTCGAGCACATGCGCAAGATGAAGGACCAGGCCATCGTCTGCAACATCGGCCACTTCGACAACGAGATCCAGATGGCCGAGCTCGAAGGCTCCGACGCCGTGCGCTTGAACATCAAGCCGCAGGTCGATCAGTACACCTTCCCGGGCGGCCCGTCGATCTTCATCCTTGCGGAAGGCCGCCTGGTGAACCTCGGTTGCGCCACCGGTCACCCCTCGTTCGTCATGTCGAACAGCTTCGCGAACCAGACGCTCGCGCAGCTCGACCTCTGGAAGAACAAGGACACCTACAAGGTCGGCGTCTACGTACTCCCCAAGCACCTCGACGAAGAAGTAGCCCGCCTCCACCTCGAGAAGATCGGCGTGAAGCTCACGACGCTCTCGAAGAAGCAGGCCGACTACCTCGGCGTCTCGCCGGACGGCCCGTACAAGGCTGACCACTACCGCTACTAA
- the acpS gene encoding holo-ACP synthase, translating into MIIGIGTDLIEIARIEHSLARFGPAFLGRVYTEGEIAYCQRKVKTSAESFAARFAAKEAGAKALGTGISRGVNWKEFEVTRKPGQRPELVLHGRAREIADRLGIHRLNLSLTHSRTEAMAIVIAEGDERK; encoded by the coding sequence ATGATCATCGGCATCGGCACAGACCTCATCGAGATCGCGCGCATTGAGCACTCACTGGCTCGCTTCGGCCCGGCCTTCCTTGGCCGCGTCTACACCGAAGGCGAAATCGCCTACTGCCAGCGCAAGGTGAAGACCTCCGCCGAAAGCTTCGCCGCCCGCTTCGCCGCGAAGGAAGCCGGAGCCAAGGCACTCGGCACCGGCATCAGCCGCGGCGTGAACTGGAAGGAGTTCGAGGTGACGCGCAAACCCGGCCAGCGCCCGGAGCTCGTCCTCCACGGCCGCGCCCGCGAAATCGCCGATCGCCTCGGCATTCATCGCCTGAACCTCAGCCTCACCCACTCCCGCACCGAGGCCATGGCGATCGTCATCGCGGAGGGCGATGAAAGAAAGTAG
- a CDS encoding diflavin oxidoreductase: protein MSETATAPAAAKAHSKYTRNQPYTSRVLVNRRMTGPESEKETIHIELELEEGMTYTPGDAVGINPTNREEQVAENLAALGFNGTERVLDHYKVEISLHEALTTRLGIGKLARGAVNQYAKLFGENVPADLKALLGQENKLLAEEYVWGREFVDLVKQFPGAVQNPQELFNVLQRLTPRMYSIASSQAAHPDQVHTTVRVIRYHAHGADRQGVCSGHLGERAPEGATMPIFLHENNAFRLPEDTNAPVIMIGPGTGIAPFRAFLEHRQTLGQKGKNWLIFGEQRRVSDFLYEDQWNGMLADGTLTKLDTAFSRDQGKKVYVQDRMSENAAELYKWLQEGAYFYVCGDASRMAKDVETALLDAIANGSGQTPEHAQEYLNDMKKAKRYQRDVY from the coding sequence ATGAGTGAAACCGCCACCGCGCCCGCGGCCGCAAAGGCCCACAGCAAGTACACCCGCAACCAGCCCTATACCTCGCGCGTTCTCGTGAACCGCCGCATGACCGGGCCGGAGTCGGAAAAGGAAACGATCCACATCGAGCTGGAGCTCGAAGAGGGCATGACCTACACGCCCGGCGACGCGGTCGGCATCAACCCCACCAACCGCGAAGAGCAGGTGGCGGAGAACCTCGCAGCCCTCGGCTTCAACGGTACGGAGCGCGTGCTCGATCACTACAAGGTCGAGATTTCGCTGCACGAAGCGCTCACCACGCGCCTCGGCATCGGCAAACTCGCCCGCGGTGCGGTCAACCAGTACGCCAAGCTCTTCGGCGAGAACGTTCCCGCTGACCTGAAGGCGCTGCTCGGCCAGGAAAACAAGCTCCTGGCTGAGGAGTACGTCTGGGGCCGCGAGTTCGTCGATCTCGTCAAGCAGTTCCCCGGCGCGGTGCAGAACCCGCAGGAGCTCTTCAACGTGCTGCAGCGCCTGACGCCGCGCATGTACTCGATTGCGTCCTCGCAGGCTGCGCACCCGGACCAGGTTCACACCACGGTGCGCGTGATCCGCTACCACGCGCACGGCGCCGATCGCCAGGGCGTCTGCTCCGGCCACCTCGGCGAGCGCGCTCCCGAAGGCGCGACCATGCCGATCTTCCTGCATGAGAACAACGCCTTCCGCCTGCCCGAAGACACCAACGCGCCGGTGATCATGATCGGCCCGGGCACCGGCATCGCGCCGTTCCGCGCCTTCCTCGAGCATCGCCAGACGCTCGGCCAGAAGGGCAAGAACTGGCTCATCTTCGGCGAACAGCGCCGCGTTTCGGACTTCCTCTACGAAGACCAGTGGAACGGTATGCTGGCCGACGGCACGCTGACCAAGCTCGACACCGCGTTCTCGCGCGACCAGGGCAAGAAGGTCTACGTGCAGGACCGCATGAGCGAGAACGCTGCGGAGCTCTACAAGTGGCTGCAGGAAGGCGCGTACTTCTATGTCTGCGGCGATGCTTCGCGTATGGCGAAGGACGTCGAAACGGCCCTGCTCGACGCGATCGCGAACGGCTCCGGCCAGACGCCCGAGCACGCGCAGGAGTACCTCAACGACATGAAGAAGGCCAAGCGCTACCAGCGCGACGTCTACTAG
- a CDS encoding ABC transporter ATP-binding protein — protein MSLSPAPIIEASQLGKTYRTGKLEVQALKNASFSINRGEFVAIVGPSGSGKSTLFYILGGLTSPTAGSLRIQGQDFSRLSDAERTKLRRAHIGFVFQRFNLLPTISAYDNIELAHQIADTGKPFDKALLTELSGLLGLEGRLQHRPNELSGGQQQRVAIARALITRPAIVLADEPTGNLDTENSIAVLEMLRKASREFNQTVLMITHNPEAAQIADRIITMRDGQVTGIEAARGSL, from the coding sequence ATGAGCCTTTCTCCCGCACCGATCATTGAAGCGTCGCAACTGGGTAAGACCTACCGCACCGGCAAGTTGGAGGTGCAGGCGCTCAAGAACGCCAGCTTCTCGATCAATCGCGGTGAGTTTGTCGCCATCGTCGGGCCTTCGGGCTCGGGTAAGTCGACGCTGTTTTACATTCTGGGCGGGCTGACCTCGCCGACCGCCGGTTCACTGCGCATTCAGGGACAGGATTTCTCGCGGCTTTCGGACGCGGAGCGCACCAAGCTCCGCCGTGCGCACATCGGCTTCGTCTTCCAGCGCTTCAACCTGCTGCCGACGATCTCGGCGTATGACAACATCGAGCTCGCGCACCAGATCGCCGACACCGGCAAGCCGTTCGACAAGGCTCTGCTGACCGAGCTGAGCGGCCTGCTGGGACTCGAGGGCCGCCTGCAGCATCGCCCCAATGAGCTTTCCGGCGGACAGCAACAGCGTGTGGCGATCGCGCGCGCGCTGATCACGCGTCCGGCGATTGTGCTGGCCGACGAGCCGACCGGCAACCTCGACACCGAAAACTCGATCGCCGTGCTCGAGATGCTGCGCAAGGCAAGCCGCGAGTTCAACCAGACGGTGTTGATGATTACGCATAACCCCGAAGCCGCACAGATCGCCGACCGCATCATCACGATGCGCGACGGCCAGGTGACGGGGATTGAAGCGGCGCGTGGAAGCCTCTAA